Below is a genomic region from Erigeron canadensis isolate Cc75 chromosome 7, C_canadensis_v1, whole genome shotgun sequence.
CCACACCGGGATCCAAATGTGCTTTTTTGGTTCCACGCTGAAATAAGACATCTATGATGCTCTTATATAACATACATTTGAAAAGTTGAATTACGGTAATTGAAAGTGTTTGTTGATTAAAAGCGTAAAGTCGTATAGAGCTACAGATGATATAATGTGATATGCCTTTTCAAGAGTTAAAGATAAAAGAGATGACTAGGCGTGTCGTTTAGCATGTAGTCTAGTTGGTTATTCAGATCGGGGCATTTAGATCAGAGTTCCATTTTCAGCAAAGCCAATGAGGAATATGAATTATTAGAATAGTTCTTTAGTGAGTCTGGATTAGTTGGTTAGACCACTATTTTAACGAGTCATTACTCAGTAGGTGACCTAGATATACTTTTTATCCTATGGGCTGGTGTGGGCGGGCGTAAACAGGTTGGGTTTTTTGAGATTTGAGCTATTTGGAGATGATCAGCGATTCAGTGTGTTGTGTCATATGTTGTGTGATCGATATTTGATAATGACCAATTATGTCAAGTTGAGGTGTAAGAACGTAATTTTTATCTTACCTTATGTGTTAATTATAATTCCAATATTGAACACACTTGGTCGTACGCAGTGTCCTTAAAGCCTGAACATTTTGAGGGCATGCGTTTTGATTTTACCAAGGTGCTCAATCAAAGGTTCTCCCTAAGTCACAGGTACGCTACAGCTTAAAGCTTGTTTTTTGAGTTGATTAAAGTTAATATATTTCTTTGGTTTGACGAGTGTTTCTTTCTTAACTTACCAGTATTGCTATGGGACCTATGGAAGTTCCCTCTCAATCTGCTGAAACATTTAAAATACCTACTGCAAACTATGAGTTTGGCGCTAACTTTATTGACCCAAAGGtaagatttttaacattaactACACCTGCTATAAGTTATTCTTGTATATAGAGCTATCAAGTTCACTTTTATcgctgaatttttttttgtaagttgaTGCTTTTTGGAAGAATCTTGACCGATGGGCGGCTAAGTGCTCGAGTCAAATGTGACTTGTCTGAGAATCTTACTATGAAAGCTAATGCTCAGGTAGAGTAATCCAATATGCGATCTGTAGTTTTCATAATGTTTAATTGTAGAAGTGTTTTATTAATCCAGTTTTCTATTGTTGCCAGCTTACAAATGAGCCTCACATGTCACATGGAATGTTCAACTTCGATTATAAGGTAACTCATCCATCTTATTTGGTCTTCTATGGAGATGTATGCTTTTACCTTCAGTTTGAAAGATATGTGCTCCATTATACATATTCTGGATTGCAACATTCTGCTAAATGCGAGTGTAAAGTGTCATTTGTTATTTTCTGATGCAATTGTTTAACTTCATACAATCGATCATTATTATTAGAGTTGTCACTTGGGggattgtttgtttgttttctttttttttactctAGAGGGTGAAATAAAGATCTGCCAGAAAGGAAATGGGTAAAATGGGTCAAACTCTAAACTTGCATAAAGTATACTTTTATTGCATAAAGGCCTGCaaatagtttaattttttttttttttttgagtgtTATTGAACTTACTAGTTACTAACGGGTTCTGGCGTTGGCTTACTTACGAGCTTAACAACGTATTGTACAGTGGTAAAGCCATTAAGGTCTTTGAAATGTTTGGATGGACCTTTTTGAAAGCTTAAAAAGTTTTATCTTCTTGATATGCTAAACGCACAGAAATGGGGTTTTTTGACAACTCAATAACACCCCCGataagttttaattaatattgaagTTTTTGACACAAGCGTTCTTGATCAAGCAACCCCTCCTGCCTCAACCTATACCTGTATTGCCATCTCTAATTTTTCTCTGTTCAGGGTACTGATTACAGGGGTCAAATGCAATTAGGAAATGGTGGGTTGGTCGGAGCTAGTTATATTCAGGTAAAATATCTGGCAGAAATGGAAACTGCTAACTCTTGCCTTTGCAGAAATCTACGTAGTGATTTCTGATGTGTGATATTTTGGTTGCAGAGTGTGACTCCTCACCTATCACTAGGCGGGGAAGTATTCTGGGCTGGTCAACATAGGAAATCGGGTCTTGGCTACGCTGCACGATACAGCACagataaaatggtaatttttctCTGTTGAATGCGTTTACGTTTCATACTTTCAGGCACACTgatatttaaatgtaatttttacatGCAGGTTACCTCGGGACAAATCGCTAGTACTGGAATGGTGGCTCTTAGCTATGTTCAGAAAGTGTCTGAAAAGGCAAGCCCCTTAAACTTCTTCATATTATGGCGGCAAttgcatataatcatatatctCTCTCAAATATGCAAAGCTGCATATATAATCAAAACATGCTTTGTGAGCATTGTGCATATGCATCAGAAACCTGTGATCTGAGTATATATgcaatttttaatgttttgagGGGATATATGCATTTCCTCCCACTGTATTCTATCTATGATTCATCTCACACATAAGCTTACtgtactattattattatcttttgcGTCATAGGTTTCCCTTGCGACAGATTTGATGTACAATTACATGTCAAGAGATGTTACTGCTAGTTGTGGCTATGATTATGTACTTCGTCAGGTATTTCAGCCAAGTCCTCACTAATTTTGTGCATTTTTTTAGTTCTATTTTTATGCCACATATATTGAGCTGAAGTAGGTCTGTGTAACAGTATTTCACCGCCTCAAGGGTATTGCAGTTTTAGTATCACTATGTTGATAATTTTCATACTTAATCTTTTATGCTGAATATGACATATTCATGTACTTTAGTTTTAGCCCTAAGATCTCTTTATAAACGTCAAGTGCATATATGTGCTTCCGTGTATTATATATGCTTCACACCTAGGGAAGCAACATACCAACTGATTTTGTTGTAGGCCGTgtaagattttatttatttatttatttattttgtatcaaatggaattttaaaaaattagccAAAGAGAGAACATGTTAAATGGCTCAAACAGGTTGAACGTCAACCAAAGGTTGAGACCTGTATTTTGGAAGCTATTTTTTGTCAGTGAATAAGCTGTTTTGCAAATGCCATTTCAAACACCTCCTTTTTGAGAAATTTCCCTCTGATCTCTTAGTTAGAAAATTCAGATTGTTCTTGTACTCAACAAGGTTAAGGAACTCGGGACTCGGGACTCGGAATGGCAAGGATGGGACTCAGGATTTTTTGAAAACTCGTGGGAGATATCGGATtgggtttttaatatataaaatttttatgaaattacatgtaaaaaacttcaaacttaaacgTAATTGTTTAGAAACATTAACATTATACTTCAAAGTTGAAAGTTAAGTGTTGAAATCATAATAGTTAAACCAATTTAGGAtttattttcaagtttattaaatattaaaaaataaccaAGAGTTGACCCGAGAATTGACTCTAGTCAGCCAGTTTTTAATCGAGTCGGCGGAGTATGACCAATGTTGACCCGAATCTTGACCCATTGACCGATTTTTCATCTGATACCGTTGAATCGAATCCTCAAGCACGTGATCCCCGAGATTCTGATTTCTCGGCTGACCCCGCCATTTTTTACAAACATGGTACTCGGACAGTTCCAGTTATATATTTACcacattttttttcataaaagatCATTTCAACTGTTTGCTGGTTGCCTGGTGAACCTAACTCAATACAAACCGATTCGACGCATActtaaaaatatgataattttAGCACATTTCAAGCCTGACCCTATCCCATGTATCCATCTTAGCTATAGGGCTTTTTTTACTGTTTTTTTCCTGGCTTGAAAGAATAATCACAAGTTGGGCCTTTAACTACCTGGTTTAATTTGATTGAAACAGCCCATCATTTCATATTAGGGTTTGTGCAAGAAAGGTTATGAAAGCGATTTTACTTTGTAACTGTATTGCAGTGTCACGTATTAGTTATTAACTAGTAATATACATCAACCAACCAATGTTGTTGTATCAACCTGATATGGCCTGTTTACATATTTACAGTGTCGTCTTAGAGGGAAGATCGACTCAAATGGCTGTGCGTCTGCTTTTCTTGAAGAAAGGTTGAATATGGGTCTAAATTTCTTAGTGTCAGCCGAGGTAAGTAGTTTTTTTGCCCAGATTTTGCATCTGTATGGGAATTAGCACATACACATGAGGCACTGCATTCTGTTGGTGTCTTTGTTACTCCCCTGCATGGTTATAAATAATATACCGACTTAAGAAGGTTGATAACAATTCAATGCATTATATTTTAATGATGACAATCAACATATGGTTTAAGCACTAAAGGTTGCAAATCTTTTTTGAATATCCTGAATAaagagttttcattttttctcaTAGGACTTGTGAACGACGTAGATTAATTTTTAGCTTCCCCATCAATGAATATGTTTAGCTTGGATACAATTGTACCAACTTTTAATACTTTGCCATATATGGTATGGGTTTTAGATATGAAACTTGATTCAGTACATACAGCGTAGCACAACTTTAGCCTAAGTTTTATTGGAAATAGTTACAGTGGTGGACTGGTGGTTAGGATAACGGTTTCATGACCGTCCGAGAGCTTATCTGATTATCATCAACCTTTTTTAGATCTGCTATATATTTCACTAGACATTGAATTCTTGTGACAATTGTAAATGTAGATCTTGTTACACTGTGTCAGTGTCAGTGTTCTGTCCTCGATTATAATAGGATCATATCAATACTATTATTGTAACAACCAAAATAATGCATGTCaaaaattgaatttgaaaaatacCAGTTTCAATTCTCCAAAATTAGATACGGTTTCGTGGACAACTGtggtattatataatttttgtgaaGGTGCTACCAGACTCTTAATCTTCAAATTGTAACACTTTGTTTTGGGTTATGTTATTCAGATAGACCACCGAAAGAAAGACTACAAGTTTGGATTTGGGTTGACAGTTGGAGAATAGATCAAAACATGATCCAATGTGCGAAATCTaggatttaattatttttgagtgaCACAGTTGGTCATACcaggtatgatttttttatGATGATGGACAAAGATGAAAGAGTCAGTTTTGTACTTGTTTTTGAGCAACATTATTTGTGATGGCAATTCCAGCTGCATAGACGGTTTAGATTATAATGCATAGTTGTCAAATTTGCAGCTTGGACATGTAACTCACTCGGGTCTTATGTTAAGCTGTAGAATATGCATAAGATAATGCAAATTGACAAACATTCTTTTGGCATAAGTTATGAACGCTTACAAACGGTCTCTACACCTTAACTTGCATATGCAACCAAGTGGAGGTTTTAAATCGGGCCAGTGCTCTCAAGGGTTGACGAGTCTTGCACTGGTATTACCTTCAGATATATTTTTATTCGCCTACGACCCGTTACGGGTCACCTGTACTCGGTGGAAGTAAGAGGTCTTTGACCCAATAGCCGCATATCTGCCTTTTCTTCTGTCTGGTTTGCTTTTCTTTAAAATGACCTCAACCTAActtgttaaaattaaaatagataattgCCTTCGTGAGCAATCGTTTTTTTCTATGATGTTTtgtatttgactatttttgAGGAAGACATGGACAGACTATTTGTTTAAGGGTTTTAATACATCACTTTAAAAGGCGTATCGAGTCACGAGTAAAAAATCGTATTTTCGAATCAAGTAATAAACTACAAGTCGACAACTATGGTTAGTAATATATACGATGTAACTAGTTGCATGCTAGGGTTCATGGTGTCTGCCATTGAGTTTTCTAGAAATTTCATTCATAAATGTAACATACTTATAAATTATAGATTCATTttctttcaacatttttcaGACTTATCAACAATTGTTTCGATTCCATCACaatgtgtaaattataataTCTGTTTGCGatgaatataaaaagataaattgttttaaataaagTGTAATAAATGGACCTATATAAGGTTAACAAAAATTTTCTATTGAAAATATATTGGTATTAAACTTTTATATTCTAAAGACCTGAAATGCACGTACATATAATTAGTTGCATGATGAATTCTTTTTTATTGACTTGATTGCCCATTTAACTTTCAAATTGCAtgtatctaactttttttttgtaggaCAAACCTAGAACTTAGCAAAACGTAAGAAAAAATCATCCACTGAGACAGGTAAGTGGCACAATTTGTTGGCCAGATGTTGGGCTAAAATAATTAGCGAACAAATATAACTATGGGCCCAATTCCAAAATACTCtgtatatgatatatttatgtttattacttttataaatgaTGGGAGGAAATAGTGACAATGTTGAAAACCGGGCTGAAGCCCTTTAATACAATTAGCCTGTAGGTTATTTGCTAAATCGTAATACAGATCAAATACGAGTAAATAAATATCTTCCAcctgacagtgtaattttattgttgttattaatttttagatttttaacttttagtACATACaaatttgaaggaaaaaaaataaaaatccaaagCACAAATTTATGTAAAATTTGACAATCCAAAAAATACCGTGTTATGTTTACGGAAAAAACCTTAAAACTCTCAAGAAATAATCAAGGTAAAGCTGGACCCAGTTAGAAGTGGTCTTGGTCATTAGATGCATGGTTGTGGCTTCGGTAAAAATTGGGTTGATGTGTCGACTTTCCTCCCTTTTCCTATTTCGCGTTGAAGAAGGAATTCCTTGGATTCTGCGCTCTCTCAAAGGTTCACGAGTCTTGCACTAGTATTACCTTCCTAGTTGATTAAGAGGTCTTTGACCCGATAGCCGCATTTCtgccttttcttttgtttggttTGCTTTCTTTTAAACTATCTCAACATCACttgtattaaaaaatatatatagttgccTTCGTGAGCAATCGTTGTCTTCTATGATTTTTTACTACTTCGTATTTGACTATTTGAGAAAGACACCGACAGACTAtttgttttagggttttaataCATCACTTTAAAAGTCGTGTCATAGTTATATGGTGACTATTTTTTGGTTAAAATCTATTACGACTATAACAAACACATTTGTATATGATTACAGTTGTGTTGAATGGACCGTATCGATATGGGTTCCTAAATTTCTCAAAGAAAGTATACTTAGTGATTAAACAAATAGGCCTAAAGAggtgaataaaataaaaatatgaactaTTAAAGGCGACGATCTTAATAAAAAATCACATTGCTATGATGGAGACATTTGTGACTAGCAAACCAACCTTTCATTTTCCATCATTTTTGTTATGTCATCTTTTGAAAAGTATCCAAAAGCTATTTTAAGAGTATTATTTACATGTCAATGTCAattagtatatttttatatttattaagatGTAGGTAAACCATATAGAGGATGATACGCAGGATTCTTTACTACTTTGTTAATGATACTTGTATATGTTAATTATAATATAGCACACCCAACACACAAATATTGCTAAAGTAACGTTTAAGTAAGAGATTGTAGGTTAGATCGCATATCCATGAAGAGGCTTTGTTTGTAACAAGATTAAAAATTCGTTAaatgacaaaagaaaaaaaaatctaatatgatatcagaaaataaaattatatggaGCACCTAGTTTGGGTATGTTTGGTAAAATTAGCTGGTAGCTATTAGCTGAAAGCTGGTAGCTATGGATGTAAGCTGATAGCTGTAGCTTTTTCGATATACTCTGGTGTTTGTCAGGATAACTGtagctttaaaaaaattatataaaatgactAAAATAGACATAAAAATATACTTGATACTAAACATATGTATAAATTTCAGCCGATTTTAAATTCTGTCCGTAATTTGTCACATTAGATTATGATATACGAGTACAAgtt
It encodes:
- the LOC122607506 gene encoding mitochondrial import receptor subunit TOM40-1-like, whose product is MATFVQPTNSPAAAAESKKPEKVDYLDLPCPIPYEEIHREAMMSLKPEHFEGMRFDFTKVLNQRFSLSHSIAMGPMEVPSQSAETFKIPTANYEFGANFIDPKLMLFGRILTDGRLSARVKCDLSENLTMKANAQLTNEPHMSHGMFNFDYKGTDYRGQMQLGNGGLVGASYIQSVTPHLSLGGEVFWAGQHRKSGLGYAARYSTDKMVTSGQIASTGMVALSYVQKVSEKVSLATDLMYNYMSRDVTASCGYDYVLRQCRLRGKIDSNGCASAFLEERLNMGLNFLVSAEIDHRKKDYKFGFGLTVGE